Proteins encoded in a region of the Misgurnus anguillicaudatus chromosome 9, ASM2758022v2, whole genome shotgun sequence genome:
- the LOC129424539 gene encoding olfactory receptor 5K1-like, producing MDNQTYFVIYTLMDPRNLKSYRHLYFTCFFILYVLILFLNIWLTAVIVMERALHEPMYIFLCNLCLNGIYGATGFYPKFLHNLISDSYVIPSYMCALQAFVTYSSVECEYCTLAVMAYDRHVAICRPLDYHSKLNKSSCVLLFVFCWSVPLITVAINISLSNRLSLCKYHIDKLYCDNWSMVKLSCESTVTNNIYGSLVTVFMFGLFVFIIVSYIKLVIACKSSLECRRKFWQTCVPHIFALISLSFAVSFDLMYTKYGSSDFPEDLRHFLALEITIVPPILNPIVYGLKLKEIRKRLLKPFYKITK from the coding sequence ATGGATAACCAAACCTACTTCGTGATTTACACCCTGATGGATCCAAGAAACTTAAAATCATACAGGCATTTATATTTCACATGCTTTTTCATTCTCTATGTCCTGATATTGTTTCTGAACATTTGGCTCACTGCTGTTATTGTTATGGAGAGAGCCCTTCATGAAccaatgtatatttttctatGCAATTTGTGTTTAAATGGTATATATGGAGCTACAGGATTCTATCCTAAATTTCTACACAATTTAATATCGGATTCATATGTGATCCCTTCTTACATGTGTGCCTTACAAGCTTTTGTGACTTACAGTTCAGTTGAATGTGAATATTGTACATTAGCAGTGATGGCTTATGACAGACATGTGGCTATATGCAGACCTTTAGACTATCATTCAAAGCTGAACAAGTCTTCTTGTGTCCTCTTATTTGTCTTCTGTTGGTCTGTACCATTAATTACAGTGGCTATTAATATTTCATTATCAAATAGGTTGTCATTATGCAAATATCATATTGATAAACTGTATTGTGACAACTGGTCAATGGTAAAGCTCTCATGTGAATCAACTGTCACCAATAACATATATGGATCTCTGGTTACTGTATTTATGTTTGGCCTTTTTGTTTTCATTATAGTTTCATATATTAAACTTGTGATTGCATGTAAATCATCATTAGAGTGCAGAAGGAAGTTTTGGCAGACCTGTGTACCTCATATATTTGCATTGATAAGTTTGTCTTTTGCAGTGTCTTTTGATCTAATGTACACCAAGTATGGCTCAAGCGATTTCCCAGAGGATCTGCGTCATTTCTTGGCTTTAGAGATCACTATAGTGCCACCTATTTTAAATCCTATTGTCTATGGTTTAAAACTTAAAGAGATTCGTAAAAGacttttaaaaccattttataaaattacTAAATAA